The proteins below come from a single Oryzomicrobium terrae genomic window:
- a CDS encoding tetratricopeptide repeat protein, with protein sequence MTPPIIATLEKLLGGPRDNALLRFSLGTEWRKAGDPARAALYFRQAVELDPRYSAAWKGLGHALVDTGDSDGALAAWRDGIAAANARGDVQAGKEMAVFARRIEKARAQNTTADGTNVPPAGGEERP encoded by the coding sequence ATGACACCGCCGATCATTGCCACCCTGGAAAAGCTGCTCGGCGGCCCCCGGGATAACGCCCTGCTGCGCTTTTCCCTGGGTACCGAGTGGCGCAAGGCCGGCGATCCGGCCAGGGCGGCCCTCTATTTCCGTCAGGCGGTGGAACTGGATCCCCGCTACTCAGCGGCATGGAAAGGCCTCGGACATGCCCTGGTCGACACGGGCGACAGCGACGGGGCCCTGGCCGCCTGGCGCGACGGCATCGCCGCCGCCAACGCCCGGGGCGACGTGCAGGCCGGCAAGGAGATGGCCGTATTCGCCCGGCGCATCGAAAAGGCCCGGGCACAAAACACAACGGCCGACGGGACGAACGTCCCGCCGGCCGGCGGTGAGGAGCGGCCTTGA
- a CDS encoding SPOR domain-containing protein encodes MAEPPVKKRPSPKPAAKKAAPAAEAQAPQDQLKRTLVKRMSLAAVLIAILLGTLVLFDHLSTTVEVEAPAAPRPAAPPPRTEVTQPVTPVEPKAEEIKVEPPVVAAAPEATSAAPASALPEPPQVAAQPAASGRPSAAVAAPRATPSSAAVTRTPRVGEGEGTAPLRSERQAGNGRAVAAPSAPLAPVAPAAAAAPQAPAAPAAPAMMAAPPAPARLFSGYAVQAGVFSEVKRAEELHAKLQLNGIPSHLEARVVVGPFKNRAEAAAARAKLKALGVEGVLLPPARR; translated from the coding sequence ATGGCCGAACCCCCCGTCAAGAAACGCCCCAGCCCGAAGCCGGCGGCCAAGAAGGCCGCTCCTGCCGCCGAGGCCCAAGCGCCTCAGGACCAGCTCAAGCGGACCCTGGTCAAGCGCATGTCCCTGGCCGCGGTGCTGATCGCCATTCTGCTCGGCACCCTGGTGCTGTTCGACCACCTGTCCACCACCGTCGAGGTGGAGGCGCCCGCCGCCCCCCGGCCGGCGGCGCCACCGCCGCGCACCGAGGTGACCCAGCCGGTTACGCCGGTGGAGCCCAAGGCCGAAGAAATCAAGGTCGAGCCTCCCGTCGTGGCCGCTGCCCCCGAAGCGACGTCGGCGGCTCCCGCCTCCGCCTTGCCCGAACCGCCCCAGGTGGCCGCCCAGCCGGCAGCGTCCGGCCGTCCCAGCGCTGCCGTGGCCGCGCCTCGGGCAACGCCGTCGTCAGCGGCCGTAACCCGGACGCCCCGGGTTGGCGAAGGGGAGGGCACAGCACCATTGCGCAGCGAGCGGCAGGCGGGCAACGGCCGCGCCGTGGCGGCGCCCAGCGCGCCCTTGGCTCCCGTCGCCCCTGCCGCTGCAGCAGCCCCTCAGGCCCCCGCCGCTCCTGCGGCTCCCGCCATGATGGCCGCGCCTCCGGCGCCGGCCCGGCTGTTCTCGGGCTATGCGGTGCAGGCCGGGGTATTTTCCGAAGTGAAGCGGGCCGAGGAGTTGCACGCCAAGCTTCAACTCAACGGCATTCCTTCCCATCTGGAAGCCCGGGTGGTGGTGGGGCCGTTCAAGAACCGGGCCGAAGCGGCCGCTGCCCGTGCCAAGCTCAAAGCCCTGGGCGTCGAGGGGGTGCTGCTGCCACCTGCACGGCGCTAG
- a CDS encoding NosR/NirI family protein: MVLLPGAVGTVRADSYEAALPPELHTSPRMCDYVPCREVMPGADSFSERRGQPPFVEAYKTEGGEKKLVGYVMLSTDIVDIPAYSGKPVVTLIGMDTAGRFAGVKILKHSEPILLLGIPESALIKFNEQYLGKFVGDQIEIGKARPEESIIGLDAITGATVTVIAQNQVMMVSGGEVAKQVGILKPQVRPPATFIDTGETLTWDQLVAEGSIARLTVKPQDVGLVSDGRPYVDLWFGLLNVPTVGRSILGKDGYERLMSGLHPGEQALFVIKSDGIESFKGSGFVRGGLYDRVQVRQERDTYTFRDLDYLNLYGVSAAGAPSYTESAIFIVRGKTFSAAYPWQFVFLANKLDKSTGAKTFANFDREVWLPARYLEGGRPVVKKPDAPWLKMWKDRAWQIAGFVVLLIAVATVYARRDALVRRASRKNKWPVNAFKYTGWVVSIGFVGFYAMAQPSITQVLTWFHSLLFQWKWELFLSDPFIFIFWVFIIVTVFLWGRGLFCGWLCPFGSLSELLYKVGERIGLKRFQRQLPKALHDKLKWLKYAIFLGLLAVSFFSMPLAEKLAEVEPFKTTFLVGLFNRSWPYTLFAAGLLGLSIFVERPFCKYLCPLGASLAMPTTFRWFGLKRKQECTSCNACAHGCGSQAIDKDGRIDQRECLLCLDCMVLYHDDHACPPLVQERKRRTKAGQPLTPIGQDGYFIPIIPVPAAPLKETTHG; the protein is encoded by the coding sequence ATGGTGCTCCTGCCCGGGGCTGTCGGCACGGTTCGCGCCGATTCTTACGAAGCTGCCTTGCCGCCTGAACTGCATACCTCACCGCGCATGTGCGACTACGTGCCGTGCCGCGAGGTGATGCCCGGCGCCGACAGTTTTTCCGAGCGGCGCGGCCAGCCGCCCTTCGTCGAGGCCTACAAGACCGAGGGGGGCGAGAAGAAGTTGGTCGGCTACGTCATGCTGTCCACCGACATCGTCGATATCCCCGCCTACTCGGGCAAACCGGTGGTCACCCTGATCGGCATGGATACCGCCGGCCGTTTCGCCGGGGTGAAGATCCTCAAGCACTCCGAACCGATCCTGCTGCTCGGCATCCCCGAGTCGGCCCTGATCAAGTTCAATGAGCAGTACCTGGGCAAGTTTGTCGGCGACCAGATCGAGATCGGCAAGGCCCGTCCCGAAGAGAGCATCATCGGCCTGGACGCCATTACCGGCGCCACGGTCACCGTGATTGCCCAGAACCAGGTGATGATGGTCTCGGGTGGCGAGGTGGCCAAGCAGGTCGGCATCCTCAAGCCCCAGGTGCGCCCGCCCGCCACCTTCATCGACACCGGTGAGACTCTCACCTGGGACCAGCTGGTCGCCGAGGGCAGCATCGCCCGGCTCACCGTCAAGCCTCAGGACGTGGGGTTGGTGAGCGACGGTCGGCCCTACGTGGATCTCTGGTTCGGTCTGCTCAACGTGCCCACCGTGGGCCGCAGCATTCTCGGCAAGGACGGCTACGAGCGCCTGATGTCCGGGCTGCACCCGGGCGAGCAGGCCCTGTTCGTCATCAAGAGCGACGGCATCGAATCGTTCAAGGGCTCCGGCTTCGTCCGCGGCGGCCTGTACGACCGGGTCCAGGTGCGCCAGGAGCGCGACACCTACACCTTCCGCGACCTGGACTACCTCAACCTGTATGGCGTTTCCGCCGCCGGGGCGCCGAGCTACACCGAGTCGGCCATCTTCATCGTGCGCGGCAAGACCTTCTCCGCCGCCTACCCCTGGCAGTTCGTCTTCCTCGCCAACAAGCTGGACAAGAGCACCGGGGCCAAGACCTTCGCCAACTTCGACCGGGAGGTGTGGCTGCCCGCCCGCTACCTGGAAGGTGGTCGCCCGGTGGTGAAGAAGCCCGATGCGCCCTGGCTGAAGATGTGGAAGGACCGGGCCTGGCAGATCGCCGGCTTCGTCGTCCTGCTCATCGCCGTGGCTACCGTCTATGCCCGTCGCGACGCCCTGGTGCGCCGCGCCAGCCGCAAGAACAAGTGGCCGGTTAACGCCTTCAAGTACACCGGCTGGGTGGTGTCCATCGGCTTCGTCGGCTTTTACGCCATGGCCCAGCCGTCGATCACCCAGGTGCTCACCTGGTTCCACTCCCTGCTGTTCCAGTGGAAGTGGGAGCTGTTCCTGTCCGACCCGTTCATCTTCATCTTCTGGGTCTTCATCATCGTCACTGTCTTCCTCTGGGGGCGGGGCCTGTTCTGCGGCTGGCTGTGCCCCTTCGGCTCGCTCTCCGAGCTGCTCTACAAGGTGGGCGAGCGCATCGGCCTGAAGCGCTTCCAGCGCCAGCTGCCGAAGGCGCTGCATGACAAGCTGAAGTGGCTCAAGTACGCCATCTTCCTCGGCCTCCTGGCAGTGTCGTTCTTCTCCATGCCCCTGGCGGAAAAACTGGCCGAGGTCGAACCGTTCAAGACCACCTTCCTGGTCGGCCTGTTCAACCGCTCCTGGCCCTACACCCTGTTCGCCGCCGGCCTGCTCGGCTTGTCGATCTTCGTCGAGCGGCCCTTCTGCAAGTACCTGTGCCCCCTGGGCGCCTCCCTGGCCATGCCCACCACCTTCCGCTGGTTCGGCCTGAAGCGGAAGCAGGAGTGCACCAGCTGCAACGCCTGCGCCCACGGCTGCGGCTCCCAGGCCATCGACAAGGACGGCCGCATCGACCAGCGCGAATGTCTGCTCTGCCTCGACTGCATGGTCCTCTATCATGACGACCACGCCTGCCCGCCCCTGGTCCAGGAGCGCAAGCGCCGCACCAAGGCCGGCCAGCCCCTGACCCCGATCGGCCAGGACGGTTACTTCATCCCCATCATCCCGGTGCCTGCCGCACCCCTCAAGGAGACGACCCATGGTTGA
- a CDS encoding DUF2802 domain-containing protein, translating into MFDLAALGFPAGTVLSVRDALLAIVVLLAVYILAVVLRYRRLRRQAEVEAASESVSPEDAPAVPVAKRAEAGPATGARLYAAVQETAPPSVAPVREQPREPAMAPAAPVIPPRPINLAAEVADTPVVQAIERDLTQLRQEIVRLQGELAVVQDEMRERFAQLQATQHMSPLYSDAMQMAAAGHDAQTIADRCNIARAEADLVVALVRNQGGG; encoded by the coding sequence ATGTTTGATTTGGCAGCCCTTGGTTTTCCTGCGGGCACCGTCCTGAGCGTGCGCGACGCCCTGTTGGCGATCGTCGTATTGCTTGCCGTCTACATCCTGGCGGTGGTGTTGCGCTACCGCCGCCTGCGCCGCCAGGCCGAGGTCGAGGCCGCCAGCGAGAGCGTATCGCCCGAGGACGCGCCGGCCGTGCCGGTGGCCAAACGGGCCGAGGCAGGGCCGGCCACGGGCGCCCGGCTCTACGCGGCCGTCCAGGAGACGGCCCCGCCTTCCGTCGCCCCCGTGCGCGAACAGCCGCGGGAGCCGGCCATGGCGCCGGCCGCGCCGGTGATTCCGCCCCGGCCCATCAACCTGGCCGCCGAAGTGGCCGATACCCCGGTGGTGCAGGCCATCGAGCGCGACCTGACCCAGTTGCGCCAGGAAATCGTGCGCTTGCAGGGTGAGCTGGCGGTGGTCCAGGATGAGATGCGCGAGCGCTTTGCCCAGCTCCAGGCGACCCAGCACATGTCGCCCCTGTACAGCGACGCCATGCAGATGGCTGCCGCCGGCCACGATGCCCAGACCATTGCCGACCGCTGCAACATCGCCCGGGCCGAGGCCGACCTGGTGGTGGCCCTGGTGCGCAACCAGGGCGGCGGCTAA
- a CDS encoding aldehyde dehydrogenase family protein, whose product MTVSPFPGTGHSPAVSSGTFPALDAAFAESRRGFAAQPMPRAAVRRAHLAALADALRRQGPELAAAIAADFGGRPVRETELLELFPSLAGIADARRRLAGWMRPRKRHAGLWFWPARAQVRYQPLGVVGIVVPWNYPLFLAVGPLTAALAAGNRVLIKCSEHSPAFAARFAELIAATFAPDHVRVVREAPGDDPLAFARAFTRQPFDHLLFTGSTAMGRRVMAAAAANLTPVTLELGGKSPALVAPGADLALAADRIVFAKLANAGQTCVAPDYVLLPRGQEDAFIAHAQAAAVRLYGHAASPDYAAIAHEHHYKRLRAWSDEALASGAVRHPLLPDQASVGRRLVPAIFTGVAEDAALLQEEIFGPLLPLVSYDRHEDALAYINRRDRPLALYLFDPDPLRVAATLDATASGGVGVNDCLLHVGVDDLPFGGVGASGMGRYHGHEGFLTFSQVRAVLRQGRWTPASLLHPPYGASGGTWRGRLQRLILRLMLGRPPCP is encoded by the coding sequence ATGACCGTCTCCCCCTTTCCCGGTACCGGCCATTCCCCGGCCGTCTCCTCCGGCACGTTCCCGGCGCTGGATGCGGCCTTCGCCGAATCGCGCCGTGGCTTCGCCGCCCAGCCGATGCCCCGGGCGGCCGTGCGTCGCGCCCACCTGGCCGCTCTCGCCGATGCATTGCGCCGGCAGGGGCCGGAACTGGCCGCGGCCATCGCTGCCGACTTCGGCGGCCGCCCGGTCCGGGAAACCGAGTTGCTCGAACTCTTTCCCAGCCTGGCCGGCATCGCCGACGCCCGGCGCCGCCTGGCCGGCTGGATGCGTCCGCGCAAGCGTCACGCCGGGCTGTGGTTCTGGCCGGCCCGCGCCCAGGTGCGCTACCAGCCTCTCGGCGTGGTCGGCATCGTGGTGCCGTGGAACTATCCCTTGTTCCTCGCCGTGGGGCCCCTCACCGCCGCCCTGGCTGCCGGCAACCGGGTGTTGATCAAGTGCTCCGAGCATTCGCCGGCCTTTGCTGCCCGTTTTGCCGAACTGATCGCCGCCACCTTCGCGCCGGACCATGTACGGGTGGTACGCGAGGCTCCCGGTGATGACCCCCTGGCCTTTGCCCGGGCATTCACTCGCCAACCCTTCGACCATTTGCTGTTCACCGGCTCCACCGCCATGGGGCGGCGCGTGATGGCGGCCGCCGCCGCCAACCTCACCCCGGTGACCCTGGAGCTGGGCGGCAAGTCGCCGGCCCTGGTGGCCCCCGGCGCCGACCTGGCCCTGGCTGCCGACCGCATCGTCTTTGCCAAGCTGGCCAACGCTGGGCAGACCTGCGTCGCCCCGGACTACGTGTTGCTGCCGCGGGGGCAGGAAGACGCGTTCATCGCCCATGCCCAGGCCGCGGCGGTACGCCTCTACGGCCATGCCGCCAGCCCCGACTACGCCGCCATCGCCCACGAGCATCACTACAAGCGCCTGCGTGCCTGGTCCGACGAGGCGTTGGCCAGCGGCGCCGTGCGCCATCCGCTGTTGCCGGATCAGGCCTCGGTCGGGCGGCGTCTGGTGCCGGCCATCTTCACCGGGGTGGCCGAGGATGCAGCCTTGCTTCAGGAAGAAATCTTCGGCCCCCTGCTACCCTTGGTGAGTTACGACCGCCATGAGGATGCGCTGGCCTACATCAATCGGCGCGACCGCCCCCTGGCCCTCTACCTGTTCGATCCCGACCCGCTGCGGGTGGCGGCCACTCTGGACGCCACCGCTTCCGGCGGGGTGGGGGTGAACGATTGCCTGCTCCACGTCGGCGTGGACGACCTGCCTTTTGGCGGGGTCGGGGCGTCCGGGATGGGGCGCTACCACGGACATGAGGGCTTTCTCACCTTTTCCCAGGTGCGCGCCGTGTTGCGCCAGGGGCGCTGGACTCCGGCATCCCTGCTTCATCCGCCCTACGGAGCGTCGGGCGGCACTTGGCGGGGGCGCCTGCAGCGCCTGATCCTGCGGCTGATGCTCGGCCGGCCGCCGTGCCCATGA
- a CDS encoding DUF4442 domain-containing protein → MRPKLIDRVPAAWRATLLKWGFNLYPSYRATGGRVVHVSRDLDRIKVVLPYSWKTRNPAGALFGGSLYAFTDPMFAMLLALQLGNDVIVWDKAGSIRYKRPGRSHLFADFYIPVERVEAIRREVLDKGECTPTFCVELKDRHGVAHVELEKTVYVATKTFYKAKLAARAEAEDGTGDASLPPPEVLVQLERPAAGPAPGATRQHAA, encoded by the coding sequence ATGCGTCCCAAACTGATCGACCGTGTGCCCGCCGCCTGGCGGGCAACGCTTTTGAAGTGGGGGTTCAACCTCTACCCCTCCTACCGCGCTACCGGCGGAAGGGTGGTGCATGTCTCCCGCGACCTGGACCGGATCAAGGTGGTGCTGCCCTATTCGTGGAAAACCCGCAATCCGGCCGGCGCCCTGTTTGGCGGCAGTCTGTATGCCTTTACCGATCCCATGTTCGCCATGCTGCTCGCCTTGCAACTGGGCAATGACGTGATCGTCTGGGATAAGGCCGGCAGCATCCGCTATAAGCGTCCTGGGCGCAGCCACCTGTTCGCCGATTTTTACATTCCCGTCGAGCGGGTCGAGGCGATCCGCCGCGAGGTGCTGGACAAGGGGGAGTGCACACCGACGTTCTGCGTCGAACTCAAGGACCGCCACGGCGTGGCCCACGTGGAGCTGGAAAAAACCGTCTACGTGGCCACCAAGACTTTCTACAAGGCCAAGCTGGCGGCCCGGGCCGAGGCGGAAGACGGAACGGGAGACGCGTCCCTGCCACCACCGGAGGTTTTGGTGCAGCTGGAACGCCCCGCCGCTGGGCCGGCGCCTGGCGCTACCCGCCAACACGCCGCCTGA
- the nosZ gene encoding TAT-dependent nitrous-oxide reductase: MDKQDKHQVETQLEVAQADLGRRRFLNTAALTGLAGAGLATGLAACKEDKPAAGAAAPAAASHAEGGMKIHMAPGELDTYYGLWSGGHSGEMRVLGLPSGREIKRIPVFNMDCMSGWGITNESKKIMGTKPDGSLKYHIGDTHHVHASYTDGTYDGKYAWVNDKINSRLARIRLDTFECDKITDIPNIQGFHGIFPDRCDPVDEKINHTTRVFCGSEFHLPQPNDGRDMDDPKKYGTLFTCVDAETMDVRWQVKIDGNCDLVATSYDGKFAATNQYNTEGGAKYEDMMSAERDACVFFNIARIEQAIKDGKFKTIGDSKVPVVDGTRESNQDPKTALTCYVPVPKNPHGVNASPDGKYFICSGKLSPTATIIEIALVHKFFAGELKDPRDAVVGEPELGLGPLHTAFDGRGNAFTTLFLDSQMVKWNVEAAIKAFKDKNVKYVIDRLDVQYQPGHTNASMSETKEADGQFLGVGCKFSKDRFLPVGPLHPENEQLIDIRGEKMVLLADHPVYPEPHDFIIVKRDKIKPRQVYNLDDFPLATKDAKDSRIERNGNKVTVHLVSQAPAFSMREFKLKKGDEVTIILTNLDKVEDLTHGFAIPKYDVNFIVNPQETKSVTFKADKPGVFWCYCTHFCHALHLEMRSRMIVEK; encoded by the coding sequence ATGGACAAGCAAGACAAGCATCAGGTGGAAACGCAACTGGAAGTGGCCCAGGCCGACCTCGGCCGTCGTCGCTTCCTCAATACCGCAGCCCTGACCGGCCTGGCGGGGGCGGGGCTGGCCACTGGCCTGGCCGCCTGTAAGGAAGACAAGCCGGCTGCCGGCGCCGCCGCACCCGCTGCGGCCAGCCACGCCGAGGGCGGGATGAAGATCCACATGGCCCCGGGCGAGTTGGATACCTACTACGGCCTGTGGTCCGGCGGCCACTCCGGCGAGATGCGCGTGCTGGGCCTGCCTTCCGGCCGCGAGATCAAGCGCATCCCCGTGTTCAACATGGACTGCATGAGCGGCTGGGGCATCACCAACGAGTCGAAGAAGATCATGGGCACCAAGCCCGACGGCTCGCTCAAGTACCACATCGGCGATACCCACCACGTCCATGCCTCGTACACCGACGGCACCTACGACGGTAAGTACGCCTGGGTGAACGACAAGATCAACAGCCGCCTGGCCCGCATCCGCCTCGATACCTTCGAGTGCGACAAGATCACCGACATCCCCAACATCCAGGGTTTCCACGGCATCTTCCCGGACCGCTGCGACCCGGTGGACGAGAAGATCAACCACACCACCCGCGTCTTCTGCGGCAGCGAATTCCACCTGCCCCAGCCCAACGACGGCCGGGACATGGATGATCCGAAGAAATACGGCACCCTGTTCACCTGCGTCGATGCCGAGACCATGGACGTGCGCTGGCAGGTGAAGATCGACGGTAACTGCGACCTGGTGGCCACCTCCTACGACGGCAAGTTCGCCGCCACCAACCAGTACAACACCGAAGGCGGCGCCAAGTACGAGGACATGATGTCCGCCGAACGCGATGCCTGCGTGTTCTTCAACATCGCCCGCATCGAGCAGGCGATCAAGGACGGCAAGTTCAAGACCATCGGCGATTCCAAGGTCCCCGTGGTGGACGGTACCCGCGAGTCCAACCAGGACCCGAAGACCGCCCTGACCTGCTACGTGCCGGTGCCGAAGAACCCCCACGGCGTGAACGCCAGCCCGGACGGCAAGTACTTCATCTGCTCCGGCAAGCTGTCCCCCACCGCCACGATCATCGAGATCGCCCTGGTGCACAAGTTCTTCGCCGGCGAACTGAAGGATCCCCGCGATGCCGTGGTCGGCGAACCTGAACTGGGTCTTGGCCCCCTGCACACCGCCTTCGACGGCCGTGGCAACGCCTTCACCACCCTGTTCCTCGACAGCCAGATGGTGAAGTGGAACGTGGAAGCGGCGATCAAGGCCTTCAAGGACAAGAACGTCAAGTACGTCATCGACCGCCTCGACGTCCAGTACCAGCCGGGCCACACCAACGCGTCCATGAGCGAGACCAAGGAAGCCGATGGCCAATTCCTCGGCGTGGGCTGCAAGTTCTCCAAGGACCGCTTCCTGCCGGTGGGGCCGCTGCATCCGGAGAACGAACAGCTGATCGACATCCGTGGCGAGAAGATGGTGCTGCTGGCCGACCACCCGGTCTACCCGGAGCCCCACGACTTCATCATCGTCAAGCGCGACAAGATCAAGCCGCGTCAGGTGTACAACCTGGACGACTTCCCCCTGGCCACCAAGGATGCCAAGGATTCCCGCATCGAGCGCAACGGCAACAAGGTCACCGTGCACCTGGTGTCCCAGGCGCCGGCCTTCTCGATGCGCGAGTTCAAGCTCAAGAAGGGCGACGAAGTCACCATCATCCTCACCAATCTGGACAAGGTGGAAGACCTGACCCACGGCTTCGCCATTCCCAAGTACGACGTGAACTTCATCGTCAACCCGCAGGAAACCAAGTCGGTCACCTTCAAGGCCGACAAGCCGGGTGTGTTCTGGTGCTACTGCACCCACTTCTGCCACGCCCTGCACCTAGAGATGCGTTCGCGCATGATCGTGGAGAAGTAA
- a CDS encoding GMC family oxidoreductase: protein MSQLPDPVGDAFAGPWRARHLDGATLGEDRALSADVVIVGSGAGGGVCAEILAQAGLSVLLVEEGPLRTSRDFNMLEREAYPALYQESAGRKTVDEGVGILQGRAVGGSTLVNWCSSFRTPAATLAHWRDVHGLAEFTPEVLAPWFERMETRLSVAPWSVPPNRHNGLLAEGAARLGLAPKVIPRNVKGCWNLGYCGMGCPTNAKQSMLVTTIPAAMAAGATLLSRVRAEALLHDGSRVQGLRAHPVDAFGQVRRGVTLTLRARHVVVAAGAIGSPALLLRSRVPDPYGTLGARTFLHPVLLSAATFAEAVNPFAGAPQSIYVDDYLWPSDGSLGFKLEVPPVHPLIAAVVMGDFGTRHQEFMAGLAHSHIVLALVRDGFSPDSPGGRVVLDGYGDPRLDYPLNATFWQAARRAWQAMAEIQFAAGAGSVMPVHLDARPMAAGSAAEAQLARLPLKTGRARVVSAHVMGGCAMSPEPRGGVTRPDGCHHQLEGLSVADGSLLPTSLGVNPQLTLYALAARLATGLAASLRQGGR, encoded by the coding sequence ATGAGTCAGCTTCCCGATCCCGTCGGCGACGCCTTCGCCGGCCCCTGGCGCGCGCGCCATCTGGACGGCGCCACGCTGGGCGAAGACCGCGCCCTGTCCGCCGACGTGGTCATCGTCGGCAGCGGCGCCGGCGGCGGGGTATGCGCCGAGATCCTGGCCCAGGCCGGGCTGTCGGTGCTCCTGGTGGAAGAGGGGCCCCTGCGCACCTCCCGGGACTTCAACATGCTGGAGCGGGAGGCCTATCCGGCCCTCTACCAGGAGTCCGCCGGGCGCAAGACCGTAGACGAGGGGGTGGGCATCCTCCAGGGGCGGGCCGTGGGCGGTTCGACCCTGGTCAACTGGTGTTCCAGCTTCCGCACCCCGGCGGCGACTCTGGCCCATTGGCGCGACGTCCATGGGCTGGCCGAGTTCACCCCGGAGGTCCTGGCGCCCTGGTTCGAACGCATGGAGACGCGGCTGTCGGTGGCCCCCTGGTCGGTGCCGCCCAACCGCCACAACGGTCTGCTGGCCGAAGGGGCGGCGCGCCTGGGGCTTGCGCCCAAGGTCATCCCGCGTAACGTCAAGGGTTGTTGGAACCTGGGCTATTGCGGCATGGGCTGCCCGACCAACGCCAAGCAGTCGATGCTGGTCACCACCATCCCGGCGGCCATGGCCGCCGGCGCCACCCTGCTCTCCCGGGTACGCGCCGAGGCGCTGCTGCACGACGGCTCGCGGGTCCAGGGCCTGCGCGCCCATCCGGTCGATGCCTTCGGCCAGGTGCGCCGGGGCGTGACCCTGACCCTGCGCGCCCGCCACGTGGTGGTGGCTGCCGGGGCCATTGGCAGCCCGGCCCTGCTGCTGCGCTCCCGGGTGCCCGACCCCTACGGCACCCTGGGCGCCCGCACCTTCCTCCACCCGGTGCTGCTGTCCGCCGCCACCTTTGCCGAGGCGGTCAATCCCTTTGCCGGGGCGCCTCAGTCGATCTACGTGGACGATTACCTGTGGCCGAGCGATGGCTCCCTGGGCTTCAAACTCGAGGTGCCGCCGGTCCATCCCCTCATCGCCGCGGTGGTGATGGGCGATTTCGGCACCCGCCACCAGGAGTTCATGGCTGGCTTGGCCCACAGCCACATCGTGCTGGCCCTGGTGCGCGACGGCTTCTCGCCGGACAGCCCCGGGGGGCGGGTGGTGCTCGACGGCTACGGCGACCCGCGTCTCGACTATCCGCTCAATGCCACTTTTTGGCAGGCGGCGCGGCGCGCCTGGCAGGCCATGGCGGAGATTCAGTTCGCCGCTGGCGCCGGCAGCGTCATGCCGGTGCATCTGGACGCCCGCCCCATGGCGGCGGGGAGTGCGGCGGAGGCCCAGTTGGCGCGACTGCCCCTCAAGACCGGCCGCGCCCGGGTGGTCAGCGCCCACGTCATGGGCGGCTGTGCCATGAGCCCGGAACCCCGGGGCGGCGTGACCCGGCCCGATGGCTGCCACCACCAACTGGAAGGCCTCAGCGTGGCCGATGGCAGCCTGCTGCCCACCTCCCTCGGGGTCAATCCGCAGCTGACCCTCTACGCTCTGGCGGCGCGGCTGGCGACCGGCCTGGCGGCGAGTCTGCGCCAAGGGGGGCGGTGA